From the Nodularia sp. NIES-3585 genome, one window contains:
- a CDS encoding type II toxin-antitoxin system VapB family antitoxin encodes MINNIVIDEKLIDDAIKATGIKTQREVIELGLKTLIKLKQQEKIKTYRGNLKWEGDLEEIRTNQ; translated from the coding sequence ATGATTAACAACATTGTTATTGATGAAAAACTTATAGATGATGCTATTAAAGCAACTGGAATTAAAACTCAAAGAGAAGTTATAGAACTTGGACTGAAAACACTGATTAAACTAAAACAACAAGAAAAAATTAAAACTTATAGAGGCAATTTAAAATGGGAAGGCGACCTTGAAGAAATAAGAACAAATCAATGA
- a CDS encoding Uma2 family endonuclease, with amino-acid sequence MSTLVKSITLEEFLELPETKPASEYIDGKISQKPMPQGEHSLLQVEICEAINRTAKPQKIALAFPELRCVFDGAAIVPDIAVFRWERIPRQASGRIANRFQTHPDWAIEILSPDQSQAKVLRNLLHCSQNGTELGWLIFPEEASILSIFPNQRVEMLTGADSLPILSNIDLSLTVEQVFSWLTL; translated from the coding sequence ATGAGTACGCTAGTCAAATCCATCACCTTAGAAGAATTTCTGGAACTCCCCGAAACCAAACCCGCTTCCGAATATATTGACGGAAAAATTAGTCAAAAACCCATGCCTCAAGGAGAACATAGCCTATTACAAGTAGAAATCTGTGAAGCAATTAACAGGACGGCTAAACCTCAAAAAATTGCCCTTGCTTTCCCCGAACTGCGTTGTGTTTTTGATGGTGCTGCCATAGTTCCTGATATTGCGGTATTTCGTTGGGAACGCATTCCCCGTCAAGCATCCGGCAGAATAGCCAACCGCTTTCAAACTCATCCCGACTGGGCAATAGAAATCCTTTCCCCAGACCAAAGCCAAGCCAAAGTTCTCCGTAACCTGCTGCACTGTTCCCAAAATGGCACAGAATTAGGCTGGTTAATTTTTCCAGAAGAAGCCAGCATTTTAAGCATATTCCCAAATCAACGAGTTGAAATGCTCACAGGTGCAGACTCGTTACCCATTCTCAGCAACATAGATTTATCCCTAACAGTTGAGCAAGTTTTTAGCTGGCTAACGCTTTAG